In a genomic window of Gossypium arboreum isolate Shixiya-1 chromosome 9, ASM2569848v2, whole genome shotgun sequence:
- the LOC108489848 gene encoding uncharacterized protein LOC108489848 has product MGAVPSTPRHTSTTAEAAEYLIGTFVGEKSFPLASDFWQKLLELPLTLRWSSYRVQQACELFAQNNHHTRHLAKILIHLSWCLQEAVRTSGAPSVVYLKAINAVYFSSVFLKYIIENSQSDNIEELCLSLLENEPVPKDFMTDQRIENLLMHNVLTFLGSIDVSPTTSLLHQELLNFMLVAMSTQLLSGPTPGPKDVNPFLDAAMSQESMLVSSVVHRLLLNYIMRPRLPSSTAASYSIFFEENQPGVLQRVGSAAANFVLLPFNYLVNSNSEGSRNQLADCSLHVLLVLIHYHKCVVSDESITDRSDDSASTDPVSKVNTYFTVNPYSKALENARDIEFDRADIEGNAQNGPVVRLPFASLFDTLGMCLADETAVLLLYSLVQGNSDFLEYVLVRTDLDTLLMPILETLYSASRRTSNQIYMLLIILLILSQDSSFNASIHKMILPGVPWYKEHLLHQTSLGSLMVIILIRTVQYNLSKLRDVYLHTTCLATLANMAPHVHRLSAYASQRLVSLFYMLSRKYNKLVELRDDKLQTKAISTGDGLVEDMSAELQIYTDFLRIVLEILNAILTYALPRNPEVVYAIMHRQEVFQPFKSHPRFAELLENIYNVLDFFNSRMDAQRMDGEWSVEKVLLFIINNCRSWRGEGMKMFTQLHFSYEQESHPEEFFIPYVWQLVLSRCGFSFNADAITLFPVDMHANKEIYYDEMNTNQNGELNEQRVQFDP; this is encoded by the exons ATGGGAGCGGTGCCTTCGACGCCGCGCCATACAAGCACCACCGCCGAAGCGGCGGAGTATCTAATCGGCACCTTCGTCGGCGAGAAATCCTTTCCTTTGGCTTCCGATTTCTGGCAGAAGCTTCTGGAGCTTCCTCTTACCCTTCGCTGGTCCTCTTACCGTGTTCAACAAGCTTGCGAGCTCTTCG CACAAAACAACCACCACACCAGGCACCTTGCGAAGATTTTGATTCACCTTTCATGGTGTTTACAAGAGGCAGTTCGAACTTCTGGTGCTCCATCTGTGGTTTATTTGAAGGCCATTAATGCGGTGTACTTTTCATCTGTTTTTTTGAAGTATATTATTGAGAATTCACAGAGTGACAATATTGAGGAGTTATGTTTGTCTCTTCTTGAAAATGAACCGGTGCCTAAAGATTTCATGACTG ATCAAAGGATTGAAAATCTTTTAATGCATAATGTGCTTACCTTCCTTGGTTCAATAGATGTAAG TCCTACGACATCCCTTCTGCACCAGGAGTTGCTTAACTTCATGCTTGTTGCAATGTCTACTCAACTTCTTTCTGGACCAACCCCAGGGCCGAAAGATGTAAACCCTTTTCTTGATGCTGCAATGTCTCAG GAAAGTATGCTGGTCAGTTCAGTGGTTCACAGATTGCTTCTCAATTATATAATGCGACCTCGTCTTCCTTCTAGTACTGCTGCTTCTTATTCTATTTTTTTCGAGGAAAATCAACCTGGTGTTTTACAAAGAGTTGGTTCTGCTGCTG CAAACTTTGTATTGTTGCCATTCAATTATTTGGTCAATTCAAATAGTGAAGGCTCTAGAAATCAACTGGCAGATTGCAGTCTCCACGTGCTACTTGTTCTTATTCATTACCATAAATGTGTTGTAAGTGATGAGTCTATAACAGATAGAAGTGATGACAGTGCCTCTACAGATCCTGTTTCTAAAGTAAATACATACTTTACTGTCAACCCTTACAGCAAGGCCTTAGAAAATGCAAGGGACATCGAAT TTGATCGTGCCGATATTGAGGGGAATGCACAAAATGGACCAGTTGTGAGATTACCTTTTGCATCCCTATTTGATACCCTTGGCAT GTGCTTGGCTGATGAGACTGCTGTCCTTTTACTTTACTCATTGGTGCAAGGGAACTCTGACTTTTTGGAGTATGTACTAGTGCGAACAGATTTGGATACATTG TTGATGCCCATCTTGGAAACACTATACAGTGCTTCGAGGAGGACATCAAATCAAATATACATGTTGCTGATTATACTCCTCATACTTAGTCAAGACTCTTCATTCAATGCTAGCATTCACAAGATG ATACTGCCTGGTGTTCCATGGTATAAAGAGCATCTCCTTCATCAGACATCACTTGGTTCCCTGATGGTCATAATTTTGATAAGGACTGTCCAGTATAACTTGTCAAAGTTGCGG GATGTCTATCTTCATACTACTTGTCTAGCAACTTTGGCAAATATGGCACCTCATGTCCATCGTTTGAGTGCATATGCTTCCCAGAGACTTGTCAGCCTCTTCTATATGCTTTCACGCAA GTACAACAAATTGGTAGAGCTAAGGGACGATAAACTGCAAACCAAAGCCATCTCAACAGGGGATGGCCTTGTAGAAGATATG TCAGCAGAATTGCAAATTTATACCGACTTTTTGAGAATTGTCCTTGAAATATTAAATGCGATTTTGACATATGCACTGCCACGGAATCCTGAG GTTGTCTATGCCATTATGCACAGACAGGAAGTTTTTCAGCCATTCAAGAGCCATCCTCGCTTTGCTGAGCTGCTTGAGAATATTTATAAT GTATTAGATTTTTTTAACAGTCGTATGGATGCCCAAAGAATGGATGGTGAATGGTCTGTAGAAAAAGTCCTCCTGTTCATAATTAATAATTGTCGATCTTGGCGCGGTGAAGGGATGAAG ATGTTCACTCAGTTGCACTTCTCGTATGAACAAGAGAGTCATCCCGAGGAGTTCTTTATTCCATACGTTTGGCAACTCGTCCTATCCCGCTG TGGATTCAGTTTTAACGCAGATGCTATAACTTTGTTCCCCGTCGATATGCATGCCAAT AAAGAAATTTACTATGATGAAATGAATACGAACCAAAACGGGGAGTTGAATGAACAAAGAGTTCAGTTTGATCCATAa
- the LOC108451844 gene encoding early light-induced protein 1, chloroplastic-like: MAASSPAMQMQSLLLASPMTGLASKRQMVQFYNVKRMPRFQRKLNLQVRCLAEEGDQKEPMPTARTPEPKPSPPPVSPKLSTKFSDVFAFSGPAPERINGRLAMVGFVAALAMELSKGQDVLTQISNGGIPLFVGTSIVLSLASLIPLFRGETVESRSGQFMSSDAELWNGRFAMLGLVALAFTEYVKGGTLV, from the exons ATGGCCGCATCATCACCTGCCATGCAAATGCAATCCCTCCTTTTAGCAAGTCCCATGACTGGCCTTGCTAGTAAGAGACAAATGGTTCAGTTTTATAACGTGAAACGCATGCCTCGTTTTCAAAGGAAACTCAATCTTCAAGTTCGCTGTTTGgcagag GAGGGTGATCAAAAGGAGCCAATGCCAACGGCAAGAACGCCGGAACCTAAGCCGAGCCCTCCACCGGTATCACCCAAACTGAGCACGAAATTCTCCGATGTGTTTGCCTTCAGTGGGCCTGCACCGGAGAGGATCAACGGCAGGTTGGCGATGGTTGGGTTTGTGGCAGCGCTGGCAATGGAGTTATCCAAAGGTCAAGATGTGTTGACCCAAATATCCAACGGTGGGATCCCGTTGTTCGTTGGGACTAGTATTGTGTTATCGCTTGCATCTTTGATACCGTTGTTTAGAGGTGAGACGGTGGAATCAAGGTCCGGTCAGTTCATGAGCTCGGATGCTGAGCTGTGGAATGGGAGGTTCGCCATGTTGGGACTTGTTGCCTTGGCTTTCACCGAATATGTAAAGGGCGGAACCCTAGTGTAG
- the LOC108452323 gene encoding early light-induced protein 1, chloroplastic-like, with translation MVASLVAVQLFVESPVRTGLTNRSRVFQFFGVKYVPKRPNVCICCLAEDDEDEGHFESLKLSDALISGAVAERINGRLAMIGFVAATAVELSKGQDLLTQITSEGGIRWMVRSSMVIAMASWIPLLKGMRIEGSSVGIYTSDAELWNGRFAMLGLVFMAFHEYLKGGALF, from the exons ATGGTTGCATCACTAGTAGCAGTCCAACTGTTTGTGGAAAGTCCTGTGAGAACTGGACTCACTAACAGAAGTAGGGTTTTTCAGTTTTTCGGGGTAAAATATGTGCCGAAGAGACCCAATGTTTGCATCTGCTGCTTGGCGGAG GATGATGAAGATGAGGGGCATTTCGAGAGCTTGAAATTGTCTGATGCGTTAATTAGTGGAGCAGTGGCAGAGAGGATCAATGGGCGGTTGGCGATGATTGGGTTCGTGGCAGCCACGGCGGTGGAGTTAAGCAAGGGCCAGGATCTACTTACTCAGATCACATCAGAGGGTGGGATTCGATGGATGGTGAGAAGCAGTATGGTGATAGCAATGGCATCGTGGATCCCATTGTTGAAAGGGATGAGAATTGAGGGCAGTTCAGTTGGGATTTACACCTCTGATGCTGAGCTATGGAATGGGAGATTTGCAATGTTGGGCCTTGTTTTTATGGCATTCCATGAATATCTCAAGGGTGGTGCCCTTTTCTAA
- the LOC108450590 gene encoding perakine reductase-like isoform X1, with product MVGGCKSKRKRKRLLRTAPTMVGGCKSKTKRLLQKKEMEKETQVQIPRVKLGTQGLEVSKLGFGCGALSGMYNAPLSHEEGCFVLKEAFSKGITFFDTSDLYGELYDNEIMIGKALKQLPRDEVQLATKFGIRVLEGFNFEVKGTREYVRKCCEASLNRLGVDYIDLYYQHRVDTSVPIEETMGELKKLVEEGKIKYIGLSEPSVDTLRRAHAVHPISALEMEYSLWCREIEDDIIPVCRELGIGIVAYSPLGRGFFGGKASVESLPSESILKMHPRFSGDNLEKNKLVYARLENLAKKHKCTPAQLALAWVFHQGEDIIPIPATTKIKNLESNIGSLTLKLTKDDLKEMCDAVPIEEVNGEREYDVFSQYSYKFANTPKK from the exons ATGGTTGGTGGAtgcaaaagtaaaagaaaaagaaaaaggctgCTAAGAACTGCTCCTACAATGGTTGGTGGATGCAAAAGTAAAACAAAAAGGTTG CTTCAGAAAAAGGAAATGGAGAaggaaacccaagttcaaattcCAAGGGTGAAGCTGGGTACTCAAGGATTGGAG GTCTCTAAATTGGGGTTTGGTTGTGGAGCACTCTCTGGTATGTACAATGCTCCTCTCTCGCATGAAGAAGGGTGTTTTGTTTTAAAGGAAGCTTTTTCTAAGGGCATCACATTCTTTGACACATCTGACCTTTACGGCGAACTTTACGATAACGAGATCATGATCGGGAAG GCTTTGAAGCAGCTTCCGCGGGATGAAGTGCAATTAGCAACAAAGTTCGGGATCCGTGTATTAGAAGGATTTAACTTTGAGGTGAAAGGGACCCGTGAATATGTTCGAAAATGCTGTGAAGCTAGCCTGAATCGACTCGGTGTGGACTATATCGATCTTTACTACCAGCATCGTGTCGATACTTCAGTCCCTATAGAGGAAACT ATGGGGGAATTGAAGAAGCTTGTAGAAGAGGGAAAGATAAAATATATTGGTCTATCTGAACCTAGTGTTGATACCCTTAGAAGAGCTCATGCTGTTCATCCTATATCAGCCTTGGAAATGGAGTATTCCCTCTGGTGTCGTGAGATCGAAGATGATATAATTCCAGTCTGCAG AGAGCTTGGTATCGGGATCGTAGCCTATAGTCCGCTTGGACGAGGTTTCTTTGGTGGGAAAGCAAGTGTGGAGAGCTTGCCTAGTGAAAGTATTTTG AAAATGCATCCGAGATTCTCGGGGGATAATTTAGAGAAGAACAAGCTCGTTTATGCTCGTTTAGAAAACTTGGCAAAGAAGCATAAATGCACCCCTGCTCAGCTAGCTCTAGCATGGGTGTTCCATCAAGGGGAAGACATAATTCCAATCCCTG CTACAACAAAGATTAAAAACCTTGAAAGCAACATTGGGTCCTTGACATTGAAGCTGACGAAAGATGATTTGAAAGAAATGTGTGATGCAGTGCCAATTGAAGAAGTGAATGGTGAAAGAGAATATGATGTTTTTTCTCAGTATTCCTATAAGTTTGCAAATACCCCCAAAAAGTGA
- the LOC108450590 gene encoding perakine reductase-like isoform X2: MEKETQVQIPRVKLGTQGLEVSKLGFGCGALSGMYNAPLSHEEGCFVLKEAFSKGITFFDTSDLYGELYDNEIMIGKALKQLPRDEVQLATKFGIRVLEGFNFEVKGTREYVRKCCEASLNRLGVDYIDLYYQHRVDTSVPIEETMGELKKLVEEGKIKYIGLSEPSVDTLRRAHAVHPISALEMEYSLWCREIEDDIIPVCRELGIGIVAYSPLGRGFFGGKASVESLPSESILKMHPRFSGDNLEKNKLVYARLENLAKKHKCTPAQLALAWVFHQGEDIIPIPATTKIKNLESNIGSLTLKLTKDDLKEMCDAVPIEEVNGEREYDVFSQYSYKFANTPKK, from the exons ATGGAGAaggaaacccaagttcaaattcCAAGGGTGAAGCTGGGTACTCAAGGATTGGAG GTCTCTAAATTGGGGTTTGGTTGTGGAGCACTCTCTGGTATGTACAATGCTCCTCTCTCGCATGAAGAAGGGTGTTTTGTTTTAAAGGAAGCTTTTTCTAAGGGCATCACATTCTTTGACACATCTGACCTTTACGGCGAACTTTACGATAACGAGATCATGATCGGGAAG GCTTTGAAGCAGCTTCCGCGGGATGAAGTGCAATTAGCAACAAAGTTCGGGATCCGTGTATTAGAAGGATTTAACTTTGAGGTGAAAGGGACCCGTGAATATGTTCGAAAATGCTGTGAAGCTAGCCTGAATCGACTCGGTGTGGACTATATCGATCTTTACTACCAGCATCGTGTCGATACTTCAGTCCCTATAGAGGAAACT ATGGGGGAATTGAAGAAGCTTGTAGAAGAGGGAAAGATAAAATATATTGGTCTATCTGAACCTAGTGTTGATACCCTTAGAAGAGCTCATGCTGTTCATCCTATATCAGCCTTGGAAATGGAGTATTCCCTCTGGTGTCGTGAGATCGAAGATGATATAATTCCAGTCTGCAG AGAGCTTGGTATCGGGATCGTAGCCTATAGTCCGCTTGGACGAGGTTTCTTTGGTGGGAAAGCAAGTGTGGAGAGCTTGCCTAGTGAAAGTATTTTG AAAATGCATCCGAGATTCTCGGGGGATAATTTAGAGAAGAACAAGCTCGTTTATGCTCGTTTAGAAAACTTGGCAAAGAAGCATAAATGCACCCCTGCTCAGCTAGCTCTAGCATGGGTGTTCCATCAAGGGGAAGACATAATTCCAATCCCTG CTACAACAAAGATTAAAAACCTTGAAAGCAACATTGGGTCCTTGACATTGAAGCTGACGAAAGATGATTTGAAAGAAATGTGTGATGCAGTGCCAATTGAAGAAGTGAATGGTGAAAGAGAATATGATGTTTTTTCTCAGTATTCCTATAAGTTTGCAAATACCCCCAAAAAGTGA
- the LOC108453879 gene encoding transmembrane emp24 domain-containing protein p24beta3, with product MAKIWGKMWALMGLLLFNSVCNVSSLSVNVNNIECVYEYVLYEGDTISGNFVVVDHDIFWGSDHPGIDFTVTSPAGNTVHELKGTSGDKFEFKAPRSGMYKFCFHNPHSAPETVSFHIHIGHIPTEHDLAKDEHLDPINVKIAELREALESVTAEQKYLKARDTRHRHTNESTRKRVIGYTVGEYILLTLVSALQVIYIRQLFSKSVAYNRV from the exons ATGGCGAAGATATGGGGAAAGATGTGGGCTTTGATGGGTTTGCTTCTTTTTAATTCGGTGTGTAATGTTTCCTCCCTTTCGGTGAATGTGAACAACATCGAATGTGTGTACGAATATGTGCTTTACGAAGGAGACACGATTTCCGGCAACTTTGTCGTCGTTGACCATGATATTTTCTGGGGTTCCGACCACCCCGGCATTGATTTCACT GTGACTTCTCCTGCGGGTAATACAGTTCACGAATTGAAGGGGACATCTGGGGACAAGTTTGAATTCAAAGCCCCAAGAAGCGGAATGTACAAATTTTGTTTTCACAATCCCCACTCTGCACCAGAGACCGTCTCTTTCCATATCCACATTGGCCATATTCCTACTGAGCATGATCTTGCCAAAGACG AACATTTGGACCCAATTAATGTTAAAATTGCCGAACTTAGAGAAGCCTTGGAATCCGTTACAGCAGAACAAAAGTACTTGAAAGCACGTGATACTCGGCATCGTCATA CAAATGAGAGCACAAGGAAGCGAGTTATAGGATACACAGTTGGAGAGTACATTTTGCTAACTCTAGTTAGTGCACTTCAAGTTATCTATATCCGCCAACTCTTCAGCAAATCAGTTGCGTACAACCGAGTTTGA